In Desulfotomaculum sp., the sequence ATGTAACCGGGCAGACCATCTGTGTGGACGGCGGTATGGTAATGCTTTAGGCAAATAAATGTACTTATAGGAGGTTTGACGATGCCTGATAAAGATGTGGCCGTTATTGGAGTAGGCCAGAGCGCTTTTGTGCGCGGTTATCCCGGTGGTATTCGGGAATTATGTTTTGAAGCCTACAGGGAAGCTATGCAGGATGCGGGGATTCCCTCGAAGGAAATCAAAGCTTTAATTGTTTGCTGCGCTCCCGAGTACGATAAGCAGCGCAGTCCCTCGAGCTTAATTAATGAGTACCTGGGGCTAAACCCGTCGCCTGCCTTTATGGTTGAATCCCTGTGTTCCTCAAGTACGACAGGGTTTGCTATCGCGTACTCATTTATCAAGAGCGGAGTTTACGATGTTGTTTGTGTCCTGGGATTCCAGAAGATGTCCGAAATCACCTCCCAGGATGTCCAGGAGCGCATGGGGCGCGGCGCCGACGTAATGTGGGAGTCTCCTTACGGGACATCCATGCCCGCATATTATGCCATGTACGCCCAGGCGCATTTTGCCAACTTTGGCACGAAGTCGGAGGATCTGGCCCTGGTCCGTGTTAAAGCGTCAACATACGGACAGTTAAATGAAAAGGCAGTCTACCGTAAGAAGGTCACTTTTGAGCAGGTGATGGAAGCGGGTCTTGTTTCCAGTCCCTTAAAAGTAATGGACTGCTGTGCAAATGCAGACGGATCCTCCTGTGTTATCTTAGCCTCGGCTGACAGGGCCAAGGAACTCAGCAAGAAGCCGGTTTGGGTTATGGGTGTCGGTTCAGCCAACGCGCCGATGAACCTGGCCAGCAGGGAACATATGAGGGGCCTGGATTGCGCGCGCATAGCCGGAGAAAAGGCCTACGCCATGGCCGGCGTAGGGCCGCAGGATATTGACGTGGCCGAAGTTCACGACTGCTTCACCATTGCGGAAATTCTGGCCTACGAGGCTCTTGGCTTTGCCAAACCAGGAGAAGGCCCTCAGCTGATCCGCGATAAAGAAACATATCTCGAAGGCAAAATTCCGGTTAACGTAGACGGCGGGCTGCTGTCCAAAGGGCATCCGATCGGCGCTACAGGCGGTTCGCAGCTAAGGACGATTGTCCTGCAGCTACGCGGAGAGGCGGGCGCCATCCAGGTGCCGAATGCTGAAATCGGCCTCGTTCACAATATCGGCGGTGTAGGTATCTACGGGAACGTTTTAATATTGGGGAGGTAGAACAACGTGGGGTTTGAAAAGTTTGGACGGAAGAGCTTTACCGCAATTACAAAAGTAGGCGAGTACGTCGATAAGCTGGAAAGTGGCGAAGTATTCACAACCCATTGCCCCAAGTGCGACAAGACCTATTTTCCTCCTAGGATGGATTGCCCGGGTTGCTTAAGCGGCTCTTTAGAATGGGTCAAGGTTCCTGACAAGGGCAAGCTGGTTACTTTTACAAACGTCAAATATGCCCCTACCGGCTTTGAGGGCGATCTGCCCTACCTGCTGGCGGTGGTGGATTTCGACGGCTTCAGGATGTTCGGGCGGCTGGTCAGTTCTATGCAGGGTACGGATATCAAAGTTGGCATGACCGTAAAACCGGTTGTGGTCAATTATGAAAACGGCCAGATAGCCCATGAGTTTGTAGCTGCCGAATAGAATATTTTGTTTGCCGTATAGCTGCACAATGGCAATTAGAAAAAGTTATTTACTATTGACATGCTTGTACACGGGATTTTATAATACAACCATATAAAATTTAAAAAATATAAGGGGGAGTAGTAGCTAATGGATATTAACAAATGGCCGCGCGAATCAGGCGCAAAAGACCACAATATCTTCACCGATCAATGGTTTGGTACCGAAGCGCCCTGTGTAATTTACGAGTTAAAGCCCATTATCGATCCGAAGGGCAACCCGGTAGAAGGCGTAAACAGCGCCTGGATAACCCTGAACAACCCTGCGCAGTTCAACTCCTACACCACGGAAATGGTCAAGGGAGTTATCGCCGGTTTCCATAAGGCTTCCATGGACCGCACGGTAGTTGCCGCGGTCTTCACGGCAGTCGGCAGCAACGCCTTCTGCACCGGCGGTAACACAAAGGAATATTCCGAGTATTATTCCATGACTCTAGAATACGGTCTATACATGGATCTCTTCAACGGTATGGTTGACGCCATCCTGAACTGCAAAAAGCCGGTTATCTGCAGGGTAAACGGCATGCGTGTGGCCGGCGGCCAGGAAATCGGCGGCGCCTGTGACCTGGCAGTATCCTCAGACATGGCTATCTTCGGTCAGGCCGGTCCGAGACACGGTTCCGCCCCGGTTGGCGGCGCATCAGACTTCCTGCCCTGGTACATTGGAGCTGAGCGGGGAATGTTTAGTTGTATTTCCTGCCAGATGATCAGCGCCTACAAGGCTGTTGACTGGGGTATGATCACCAAGGCCGTCCCCGTATTAAAGAAGGGCGACGAGTGGATTCCCAACCCCAACGTAATTACAGACAAGTACATCGACGGCGGCCAGATCGTCTACGGCGAAAACAAGACGGGCGCTGCTCTTGCCGAGGGAAGAGCTCTTGTCAAGGAATGTACGGTTGACTTCTCGCTCTTAGACGCCGAAGTCGACAAGTTGCTCTGGACCTTCACCAACCTCTTCCCCCACTGCCTGATGATGTCCATCGACGGTGTCCGGGCCAAGAAGAAGTTCTTCTGGGATCAGGCCAAGCTGCCCAACCGTCATTGGCTGTTAGCTAACATGATGGGCGAAGCTTACCTCGGATTCAACGCTTTCAATACCAAGAAACTCACCGGCAAAGATGTCATTGACTTCATCAAGTACAGACAGCTGGGTAATGAGGGACATCCGTTCGATCAGGAACTGGTCGACGCCGTTTTAGGTCCCCGTTTGGAAGGCAAATAGCGATAGTTAATGGGATACCAGGCGCTGATTTATGTCCAGTGCCTGGTATTCCTGGTTTATTCGGTGAATTTTAACTACTCCAGTTATAAGGGGTGAAATAATTTTGGCTTTTAAAACTCTTAAAGTCGGGAGTAAGAACGGTGTTATTACGATAACGCTTGCCCGCCCCCCGCTAAATGTTTTAACAATTCCCATGATGGAAGAAATGGTCGAGGCCTTTAAATGGGTAAAAGATGAGCCGGGCAGCATAGTAATCCTGGATGCCGAAGGAAAAGCATTCTCGGCGGGCGTAGATGTCGCCGACCATACCCCTGACAAGGTGGACAGCATGATCGACGTTTTTGACCGCCTTTTCCTGGCCATGGACGCAGTGGAAAAACCGATCGTTTGCCTGGTCAACGGCGCCGCGCTCGGCGGCGGCTGCGAAGTTGTCATTTTCTGCGACATGGTTATCGCATCGGAGAAAGCCAAACTCGGCCAGCCTGAAATCCAGGTTGGCGTGTTCCCGCCTGTCGCTTGTTTCGTGTTGCCCAAGCTTTGTTCCTGGCCGAGGGCCATGGATCTTCTCTTAAGCGGAGACGTAATCGGCGCCGAACAGGCCGAGAAGTTTGGTATAGTCAATAAAGTCCTTCCGGCGGATAATTTCAAAGAAAGCGCCATGGAATATTTAAAGAAGTTTACCGCGCTTAGCCCGGTTGTCCTGGCCATGACCAAAAAAGCCGCCAGGACCGGCATGGGGAAGGGTTTTGCAGAGGGCATCAAGGATATAGACCGCATTTATCTTAAGGAAATGATGGCCACCGCCGATGCGCAGGAAGGGCTAAAGGCCTTTATGGAAAAAAGGCGCCCAGTCTGGCAGGGCAAATAAACCGCAAAAAAGCGGTTGGCTTTGAGTTTTAAGTAGCAAAGATAAAAAAGTTATAAGGAGGAAATTACATAATGGGTGTACCTTCAAAGATTGACACATGGCAAATGATTGAACCCGGTAAATTACTGAAGACGAGCATTGACGTTCCGGAGCTGCAGCCGGACGAAGCGTTGGTGAAAGTCGCAGCCTGTGGTGTTTGTCACACTGACGTTGGCTATTTTTATGATGGCGTACCAACCGTCAACAAGCCCCCTCTGACCCTCGGACACGAGATCAGCGGCACGGTTGTTGCAGGACCAGATAATCTGGTTGGCAAGGAAGTTATCATTCCGGCAGTCATGCCCTGCAACAAATGCGCAATCTGCGCTTCCGGCAGGGGCAACCGCTGCCTGGCGCAGAAAATGCCCGGCAACAGTCTGGGTATGTACGGCGGCTTCTCCAGCCATATCCCCGTTCCCGCAGAGGACCTTTGCGTAGTCGAAGACAGAAAAGGCATGCCTTTGGAGTGGCTGGCAGTAGTAGCGGACGCGATTACCTCCCCCTACCAGGCTTTAATTAAAGCCGGTGTTAAGGAAGGGGACCTTGTAATGATAACCGGCGCAACGGGCGGAATCGGCGCCTACTTGACCCAGATTGCAGGCGCCATGGGCGCCAAGGCGGTAGTAGCCATTGCCCGCAACAAGGAAAAGCTGGAGCGTTCTTTAAGTTTCGGCGCAACTTGTGCAATCAGCACGCAGGACAAAGACATGAAGGCCATTACTGCAGAGTTTCGTGCTTACTGCAAAGAAAATGGTCTTCCTCCCAACGTAGGGTGGAAAATCTTCGAGTCCACCGGGACAAAGATCGGCCAGGAAATTGCCCTGAATTTCCTTTCCTTTGTGGGCAAAATGATGGTTGTCGGATTCGGCATGCATAAGGTTGAATACATGCTTTCCCGGTTGATGGCTTTTGACGCCGAAATCGAAGGGACATGGGGTTGCCTGCCCAAGTATTATCCCGAAGTCCTGAAAATGGTTCTGGATGGAAAAATCAAGGTTGAACCATTCGTAGACGTACGGCCGATGAGCCAGATCGCCGCCGGTTTCGAAGAAACCCACGCCGGCAAACTATTGAAGAGAGTTGTTTTAACTCCTGACTTCTAAAAATGGCTTGATAAAAAAAGGGGGTTTTGAAAAAAGCCCCCTTTTTTATTCGCAAAGAAATTACAATAATTCATCTAGTATAAAATAAAGCAATATTATGACTATTTGTTCAAATAATGCAGTTGTGAATGGAGGAAGCCGCATGAAAAAAGATCTTCATCCGCTTTTTTATCCCCGCAGCGCCGCTGTTTTAGGAGCAGTCGCCGACCCGGAAAAGGTCGGATTTAATATTTTTGAAAGTATAGTATACGGCGGGTTTAAGGGGCCCTTATATCCGATACATCCAAAACTCAAGAATATCCTGGGATATGACGTGTACCCCAGCCTGGATAAAGTCCCCGGCCCCGTTGATGTGGCGGTAATCGCGCTGAACCAGTTAAGCACTGTGAACGTTCTGGAGGAATGTGCACAGTGCGGAGTCAAAGGGATTCTCAGCATTGCAGGCGGGTTCGGGGAAGTGGGCGCCGAAGGAGTAAAACTTGAAAACAAACTTACTGAAAGAGCGAATGAACTCGGTATCCCCCTGATCGGCCCCAACACTCTCGGATTCATCAACGATGACGGAAATTTTTACGCCACCTTTTATCCCTTGAGGTTAATCAAGGGCGGGGTATCAATTATTTCTCAAAGTGGCGGCATGGGCCTGACAATCATGCAAAAAGCCCTCGACGAGATGATGGGTATGAATAAGTGGATCGGGGTCGGGAACCGGGCAGCGCTCGAGTTCTCCGACTATTTAACCTACCTGGGGGATGATCCTGCCACAAGGGTTATCGGTGTATTTATGGAGGGCTCCGAGGATGCTTTAAAATTTGTCAAACTGATCAGGGAAATCTGCCTGAAGAAACCTGTTGTTGTTTTTAAAGCTGGCCGGACAAAGGAATCGGACTACATGGCCATGACGCACACGGGCAGTTTGGCGGGACCATACAGACTTTACAAGGATATTTTAAAGCAAAACGGAGCGATAGTTGCTGATACAGTAGAAGAACTGGTCGCATGCTGTAAGGCTCTTTCAC encodes:
- a CDS encoding acetyl-CoA acetyltransferase, encoding MPDKDVAVIGVGQSAFVRGYPGGIRELCFEAYREAMQDAGIPSKEIKALIVCCAPEYDKQRSPSSLINEYLGLNPSPAFMVESLCSSSTTGFAIAYSFIKSGVYDVVCVLGFQKMSEITSQDVQERMGRGADVMWESPYGTSMPAYYAMYAQAHFANFGTKSEDLALVRVKASTYGQLNEKAVYRKKVTFEQVMEAGLVSSPLKVMDCCANADGSSCVILASADRAKELSKKPVWVMGVGSANAPMNLASREHMRGLDCARIAGEKAYAMAGVGPQDIDVAEVHDCFTIAEILAYEALGFAKPGEGPQLIRDKETYLEGKIPVNVDGGLLSKGHPIGATGGSQLRTIVLQLRGEAGAIQVPNAEIGLVHNIGGVGIYGNVLILGR
- a CDS encoding DNA-binding protein, which gives rise to MGFEKFGRKSFTAITKVGEYVDKLESGEVFTTHCPKCDKTYFPPRMDCPGCLSGSLEWVKVPDKGKLVTFTNVKYAPTGFEGDLPYLLAVVDFDGFRMFGRLVSSMQGTDIKVGMTVKPVVVNYENGQIAHEFVAAE
- the oah gene encoding 6-oxocyclohex-1-ene-1-carbonyl-CoA hydratase gives rise to the protein MDINKWPRESGAKDHNIFTDQWFGTEAPCVIYELKPIIDPKGNPVEGVNSAWITLNNPAQFNSYTTEMVKGVIAGFHKASMDRTVVAAVFTAVGSNAFCTGGNTKEYSEYYSMTLEYGLYMDLFNGMVDAILNCKKPVICRVNGMRVAGGQEIGGACDLAVSSDMAIFGQAGPRHGSAPVGGASDFLPWYIGAERGMFSCISCQMISAYKAVDWGMITKAVPVLKKGDEWIPNPNVITDKYIDGGQIVYGENKTGAALAEGRALVKECTVDFSLLDAEVDKLLWTFTNLFPHCLMMSIDGVRAKKKFFWDQAKLPNRHWLLANMMGEAYLGFNAFNTKKLTGKDVIDFIKYRQLGNEGHPFDQELVDAVLGPRLEGK
- a CDS encoding enoyl-CoA hydratase, with protein sequence MLTTPVIRGEIILAFKTLKVGSKNGVITITLARPPLNVLTIPMMEEMVEAFKWVKDEPGSIVILDAEGKAFSAGVDVADHTPDKVDSMIDVFDRLFLAMDAVEKPIVCLVNGAALGGGCEVVIFCDMVIASEKAKLGQPEIQVGVFPPVACFVLPKLCSWPRAMDLLLSGDVIGAEQAEKFGIVNKVLPADNFKESAMEYLKKFTALSPVVLAMTKKAARTGMGKGFAEGIKDIDRIYLKEMMATADAQEGLKAFMEKRRPVWQGK
- the had gene encoding 6-hydroxycyclohex-1-ene-1-carbonyl-CoA dehydrogenase gives rise to the protein MGVPSKIDTWQMIEPGKLLKTSIDVPELQPDEALVKVAACGVCHTDVGYFYDGVPTVNKPPLTLGHEISGTVVAGPDNLVGKEVIIPAVMPCNKCAICASGRGNRCLAQKMPGNSLGMYGGFSSHIPVPAEDLCVVEDRKGMPLEWLAVVADAITSPYQALIKAGVKEGDLVMITGATGGIGAYLTQIAGAMGAKAVVAIARNKEKLERSLSFGATCAISTQDKDMKAITAEFRAYCKENGLPPNVGWKIFESTGTKIGQEIALNFLSFVGKMMVVGFGMHKVEYMLSRLMAFDAEIEGTWGCLPKYYPEVLKMVLDGKIKVEPFVDVRPMSQIAAGFEETHAGKLLKRVVLTPDF